Genomic segment of Kiritimatiellia bacterium:
CGTGAAACTGCTGGCGGAGGCGGGCGCGGAGGTGCGCGAGGGACAGCCGCTGCTGGAAATCGAGACCGGCAAGGCGACGGTCGAGGTACCCTCGCCGCGCGCAGGTCGGATCGCCGAGTGGCTGGTACGGGCGGGTGAAACCGTGGTGGTGGGTGGGGCGGTGCTGCGGTGGGCCACCGGCGATGGGGCGCCCACCGTCCGCCCGGCGCCGAGCGCGGCGCCTCCCCCCGCTCCCGCGCCCCCGGCGCGGGCGGCCGTGGCCGCACCCGAGCCCGCGGTGGAGCCGCCGCCTGCGGCCGCTCGTGCGGGAGTGCCGGTGCCGGCGGCTCCCTCAGTGCGCCGTTTTGCGCGCGAAATCGGCGTGGATATCTCCGCGGTGAAGGGAAGCGGCGCGGGCGGCCGGATCACGATCGAGGACGTGAAACGGCATGCGCGCCAGATCAACACCGGCCGCGCGGTTCGTACGCACTGTGCGCTCGAAGCCGAACCTCTGCCGGACTTTACGCGATGGGGACCGGTCGAGCGGGAGAGCATGTCCACCATCCGCACGATCACCGCGGAACACCTGAGCCGGGCATGGGCAACGATCCCCCACGTCACGCAGCACGACAAGGCGGACATCACCGAGCTGGAGGCGCTGCGCAAGCGGTTTGCGCCGCGGGCGGAAGCGGCGGGCGGCCGGCTGACGCTCACCGCGATCCTGCTGAAAATTGTTGCGGCCGCACTGAAAGTGCACCCGAAGTTCAATGCGAGCGTGGACATGCCCGGCCGCGCCATCATTTACAAGAAATACGTCCACATCGGCGTCGCGGTGGATACTCCCCGCGGACTCTTGGTGCCGGTGGTCCGCGATGTGGACCGGAAAAACATCATACAGATCTCGATCGAACTGACCTCGTTGGCCCAGCGCGCACGCGAGGGTAAGCTTTCGCCGGACGAGCTGCAGGGTGGCACGTTCACGGTGACCAACCTGGGCGCGATCGGCGGTTCCTTCTTCACGCCGATCATCAATGCGCCCGAAGTCGCAATTCTCGGCGTCGGCCGGTCGGCGATGGAAAACGTGTGGAGCGGTCCGGAGAGCGTGTGCCGACCGCGCATGATGTTGCCGTTGTCGCTCTCCTACGACCATCGGTTGATCGACGGTGCCGACGGTGCGCGGTTTATGCGTTGGATCGTCGAGGCGATCGAGGAGCCCATGCTGATCTCTCTGGAGGGCTAGCGTCTCACCAGGAGCGGTAGCGCCTACTTGAGCGGCCGCTCTCGCTCCGGTAGAGTGGGCAAGGATGAAAGAGGAACTGGTCGACGCCATCAAGGCCGCGCTGCTGCCGGAGCTCACCCACATGCGCGAGGCGATTGTACACCTCACCGCAGAGGTGACGGTGATTCGGGGGCGTTTGGACCAGTTCGAGCGCCGATTTGAACTGATTGATCAGCGCTTTGACGACATGAATCGCCGGTTCGAAGACATTGACCGACGATTCGAGGAAATCGACAAGCGCTTTGAAGAGGTGAACAAGCGCTTCGAAGAGGTGAACAAGCGCTTCGAAGAGGTCAACAAGCGTTTTGAAGAGGTGAGCGGCTGGATTCGTGATGTGCGCGATGAAGTTCGAGAGGTTCGCACCTACTTGTTCTCGAGCGCGATGCAGGGCCGGCCGCTGGTCGTCAAAGAGCCCTCATAACTTCCCAGCTACCCACGCCTCGGCGGTTACCAAAGGGACGAAGCGAAGAAGTGGTCATCGCAGAGGGAGGTCCGGCACCCCCGGCAGATCCGCTGAGGATTCTTTTCCTGAGCTGGAACTATCCGCCGGCGCGGGGTGGCATCGAAGAGATGGTCAGCCACCTCCACCGGGGTTTGCTCGCCCGGGGCCACCACGTGCATCTGGTCACTGGCTGTTCGATGGAAGCTCCGTGCGAGCCCCATGTGGAGCGGGCGCATCGACCTGGGCTGGCGTGGTTCGAACTGGCGGCGGTTCGCCACGGTGTCCAGTGGGCACGGCGCCATCATGCCGAGGTGATTCTCTGCGGCAGCGTTGCGGCCGCGCCAGCGGCTTGGGCGGTCGCCCGCCTTCTTGGCGCACCGTATGTGGTGCCGGCGTATGGGAGCGAGCTGGCGCTGAAGGGATGGTGGCGGCGTGAGGCGGTGGGATGGTGGTTCCGGCGCGCGGCGCGCGTGCTGCCGATCAGCCGCGCATCGGCGCAACGGTTGCGCCGGCATCGGGTCCTCGAGGCCAACTGTACGGTCATCCCGCCCGGCGTCGATGTGGAGCGCTTTGAGCGGCTCGCGGCGGCCCTCCCGCCCGACGAACGGTGGCCGGGTCGCGACATACTGCTGAGCGTAGGCCGGCTCGTCCGCCGAAAGGGTGTTCTGGAATTGGTGGAGCAGGTGATGCCCACGCTCATCCGCTGGCGACCGAGCGTCCTGTTGGTGGTTGCGGGGGACGATGCCCGGCAGTCGCTGGTGCATGCCGGGGAGGGCATGCGCGCGAGGATTGAGTCGGCAGTGCGCCGACTGGGGTTGACCGACCACGTGGTGCTGCTGGGGGCGGTATCGGACGAAGAGCTGGTGGCACTGTACCGCCGGGCGGACCTGTTTGTGTTGCCGGCGCTGGATCTGCCGTACGACGTGGAAGGGTTTGGCATTGTGTTCCTCGAGGCGGCACTGGCGTCGGTCCCCGCCGTCGCGACGCGCGTGGGCGGTATTCCCGATGCGGTCGAGGATGGTCGCACGGGCCTGCTGGTGGAGCCGGGCGACTGGCCGGGGTTCGCGATGCGGGTTCTTGAACTACTCGCGGATCGGGTGCGACGAGCGGAGCTGGGCCGTGCGGCGGCGACACGGGCTCGGCAGCAGTTCGCGTGGCCGGCGATCGTCGCCCGATATGAACGGGTTCTCGCCGAGGTGGCCGGCCGCGGGGCGTCGTTCGGCGCGCGCTGACCGCACCACCGGCTTCGCGTCCTGCGCCAGCATGGCGCGCGCTGGCGCGCGAGGACTGCGAACGTTAGGATTGGGAACGGATACGGACCACAAGGAGGCGCAGAATGTGAGCGGCCTTGTGCGATGGATGCCCGCCATCCTCGGATTGACGGCGGTTGCCACGTTCGCGCGCACGAACCTGGTATTCAACGGCAGTTTTGACGCGCCGGGCGAGCCGCTGAAAGGATGGCGCACTCACTATGATCTGCCCGGAGAAAGCTGGTATGCCGAAAACCGCCAGCTGGTGTCGGTGATCTCGGAGGATGCGGGGCGGCGAAATGTGCTCCGGCTCCACGTCAAAACACGCGACCTCGCGATCAATCAAGGGGTGCGGGCGGACAGCGAGCCGATCCCCTTCGACCCGGCCGTGCGCTACCGGTTCTCCGCTGCAGCACGTTCCACCGGCCCGGACTGCCGGATCCTTCTGGAAGGTTATCGGTGGAAGCCCGGTATCCGGCCGCATGAACGTCCCGACTTTTCAGAACTGCGCAAGTGCTACAAGTTCGTGCAGCTCTACTTCGGGCCGCAAAAGGCGGGGGACATGGGCGGCGTCGGTCGGGCATGGTCCACGGCGAGCATGGAAATCCCGGGCGAATTGAGGTCGGATCTGCAGGGCGACATCTACAACACGATTCGGTTTGTCATCGTGCACGTGGTCGCGATCGGCGGACGGGAGGGCGATCTTTTCGTCGATGACGTCGTTCTGGAACCTCTGGGTCCAGTGCGGGGCGGAGGAGCGCGACGGTGATGAGCCCTGCGTCCGACACCGTGCGAGAGTTGCTGTGGTTGGGCCGACGGATGCGTGCGCGGGCGGCGACCCGGCTGGGCGCGATGGTGATCGGCGGGACGGCGACGGCGTTGGCGCTGCTGGCGGCCGGCGATCTCTGGTTGCGCTACGGCCCGGCCGGCCGCTGGGGCGGTTTTGCGGTGGTCGCCGCGGTCGGGGCTGCCGGCGTCGCGGCGGTGGTGCGGCGTCTCGGCGCGCCGCTGGTGCCCGACGCGATCGCCGCGCGGATCGAGCGCGCCTGCCCCGAGCTGGACAATCGACTCATCAACCGGGTCCAGTTGGCGCGGCTCGACAGTCCGGATGCGATGATTTTCGCCTACCTTCGCGAGCCGCCGCCCGCGTTGCATCGCATCCCGCCGCGACGGCTGGGTGATCCCACTGAATTCCGTGCCGCGGTCGGAGCGCTCGCGCTGGCACTGGCGGTGATGGGAGCGGGACGCTGGTGGGGCGGGGCCGCCTGGGTGAACGCAGCGCTCCGCGTGCTGAGCCCCTGGGCGGATCGCCCCGCGGCGACGCTGGCGACGATCCTCGAGGTGTCGCCCGGCGACGCACGGGCGTTGGTTGGGGAACCGCTGCGTCTGGCCGTGCGGGTGCGCGGGCGCGCCGGCGTTCCGGTTCGTCTCGATCTCTCGCCGGCCGATGACCGTCGGCGCCGGATCGAGGTGGGACGCGTACCGGCGACCGGCGAAGCGGCGTTCGAACACCTCATTCCGAGAGTGACCGCCGACCTTGCCTACCGTTTTCTTGCCGGCGATGCGGTGACGCCGGCCCATCGCATCGTCGCGCTGCCGCCCCCCGCGTTGATGCGGCTGGCCGTGCGGGTCGAGCCGCCCGCCTGGCGGCGAATGGAACCGCGGGAGTGGAACGCACTCGCGGAACGTGTCATTGCGCCGGAGGGTGCAACGCTGGTGGTCAGCGCGGAGGCGAACCGCCCGATGGCCGCTGCGGAGCTGGTCGGGCCGCTGGCGACCAACTCGATGGAGGTGCAGGCCGGCGGGCGCCGCTGGGCC
This window contains:
- a CDS encoding glycosyltransferase family 4 protein translates to MVIAEGGPAPPADPLRILFLSWNYPPARGGIEEMVSHLHRGLLARGHHVHLVTGCSMEAPCEPHVERAHRPGLAWFELAAVRHGVQWARRHHAEVILCGSVAAAPAAWAVARLLGAPYVVPAYGSELALKGWWRREAVGWWFRRAARVLPISRASAQRLRRHRVLEANCTVIPPGVDVERFERLAAALPPDERWPGRDILLSVGRLVRRKGVLELVEQVMPTLIRWRPSVLLVVAGDDARQSLVHAGEGMRARIESAVRRLGLTDHVVLLGAVSDEELVALYRRADLFVLPALDLPYDVEGFGIVFLEAALASVPAVATRVGGIPDAVEDGRTGLLVEPGDWPGFAMRVLELLADRVRRAELGRAAATRARQQFAWPAIVARYERVLAEVAGRGASFGAR
- a CDS encoding 2-oxo acid dehydrogenase subunit E2, with the translated sequence MSEVFAIPPLGENVESGDLVKVLVNPGDAVSAGQPLLEIETGKATVEVPAPRAGRIGRLLVSPGTKVTVGQPVFEWAGEGGDAVQSPVVPTEPREAPSRAEGVAETTFPLPALGENVERGTIVKLLAEAGAEVREGQPLLEIETGKATVEVPSPRAGRIAEWLVRAGETVVVGGAVLRWATGDGAPTVRPAPSAAPPPAPAPPARAAVAAPEPAVEPPPAAARAGVPVPAAPSVRRFAREIGVDISAVKGSGAGGRITIEDVKRHARQINTGRAVRTHCALEAEPLPDFTRWGPVERESMSTIRTITAEHLSRAWATIPHVTQHDKADITELEALRKRFAPRAEAAGGRLTLTAILLKIVAAALKVHPKFNASVDMPGRAIIYKKYVHIGVAVDTPRGLLVPVVRDVDRKNIIQISIELTSLAQRAREGKLSPDELQGGTFTVTNLGAIGGSFFTPIINAPEVAILGVGRSAMENVWSGPESVCRPRMMLPLSLSYDHRLIDGADGARFMRWIVEAIEEPMLISLEG